In Dryobates pubescens isolate bDryPub1 chromosome 19, bDryPub1.pri, whole genome shotgun sequence, the following are encoded in one genomic region:
- the POP4 gene encoding ribonuclease P protein subunit p29 isoform X2, with protein MPKMKDEAIQDILTRKAVVLEHYSKKKAKQKRKKPKGFTAKQRRELRLFEIEPEQQRYTLFLPLHELWKQYIRDLCHGLKPDAQPHMIQGKLLKADLHGAIVTVTKSRCPSYVGITGIILQEFKHVFKIITEEDKLKVVPKLHNVFSLEIDGFISYIYGSKFQFRASERSAKKFKLKGTIDL; from the exons ATGCCAAAAATGAAAGATGAAGCTATCCAAGATATATTAACTCGGAAAGCTGTAGTTCTTGAGCATTATtccaaaaaaaaggcaaaacaaaagaggaaaaaaccgAAAGGTTTTACTGCCAAGCAAAGGCGAGAACTGCGTCTTTTTGAAATTGAACCTGAACAGCAAAG ATACACCCTCTTTCTACCACTGCATGAACTCTGGAAACAGTATATCAGAGACCTGTGTCATGGACTCAAACCAGATGC GCAACCACATATGATTCAGGGCAAACTGCTGAAAGCTGATCTCCATGGAGCTATCGTTACAG TCACAAAATCAAGGTGCCCATCTTACGTTGGGATAACAGGAATCATTCTACAGGAATTTAAACATGTCTTCAAAATCATCACTGAAGAGGACAAATTAAAAG TTGTTCCCAAACTTCACAATGTATTTAGCTTGGAGATTGATGGGTTCATTTCCTACATCTATGGAAGCAAGTTCCAGTTCAGAGCAAGTGAGCGATCTGCAAAAAAATTCAAGTTGAAAGGAACCATTGACCTATGA
- the POP4 gene encoding ribonuclease P protein subunit p29 isoform X1, which yields MEGQLYRRLPPEETGEPRLQVRPLLPEEPWPGTTTVGAGPGGSSSRPKLPPRERCWRELCGSGNIFSQSHKNPVRQQRKGCGAVPAAARRHGFPRCAPFSFSARTRRLTLNAHSGVVLGTAVRLTRHRMREVSAHGHFLRDQKRPKRL from the exons ATGGAGG GGCAGCTGTACCGCCGCCTGCCGCCGGAGGAGACGGGGGAGCCGCGCCTCCAGGTACGGCCGCTCCTGCCCGAGGAGCCCTGGCCCGGCACGACAACCGTCGGGGCTGGTCCCGGGGGCAGCTCCTCTCGCCCGAAGCTCCCACCCCGGGAGCGTTGCTGGCGGGAGTTATGTGGCAGTGGAAATATTTTCTCACAATCTCATAAAAACCCTGTtaggcagcagaggaaggggTGTGGGGCTGTTCCCGCAGCGGCGCGCCGGCACGGCTTTCCCCGGTGCGCTCCTTTCAGCTTTAGCGCTCGAACGCGCCGCCTCACGCTAAACGCACACAGTGGCGTTGTCTTAGGAACTGCTGTACGCTTAACTCGGCACCGCATGCGCGAAGTTTCAGCACACGGACACTT ccTCAGGGATCAGAAGAGGCCAAAGCGTTTATAA